The following coding sequences are from one Pigmentibacter sp. JX0631 window:
- a CDS encoding chemotaxis protein CheW — translation MEEVNHFLTFSLNNLIFAVPLNFVERVFRSVEITEQPLASKNIKGVINIHGKVIQVFDIRKLLNLPEKDLSIYDQFILGNGKKPICLWVDTVHDVIQRTKVQITESEIITSEKDILNGMMNFKQGVIFFIEPNCFFN, via the coding sequence ATGGAAGAAGTAAATCACTTTCTCACATTTTCACTTAATAATTTAATTTTTGCGGTACCTCTCAATTTTGTTGAGAGGGTTTTTAGATCTGTAGAAATTACGGAACAACCTTTAGCCTCAAAAAATATAAAAGGCGTAATTAATATTCATGGAAAAGTTATACAAGTATTTGATATTAGAAAACTTCTAAATCTTCCTGAGAAAGATTTATCAATTTATGATCAATTCATTTTAGGAAATGGGAAAAAACCAATCTGTTTATGGGTCGATACTGTGCATGACGTCATTCAAAGAACAAAAGTTCAAATAACAGAGTCGGAAATTATTACCTCAGAAAAAGATATCCTAAATGGTATGATGAATTTCAAACAAGGAGTCATTTTTTTTATTGAACCAAATTGTTTTTTTAATTGA
- a CDS encoding CheR family methyltransferase produces the protein MEKKQLPRELLVEMGNYISRELGIFFPNERLVDLERNLINLAKERNFLSIEDLINDYLKNPVSEEKLQLLITQITVGETYFFRDLRSFEVLEEIILKIIENKNSENKEISIWSAGCCTGEEVYSIAILFKRLQANLVDWNIILIGTDINKNFLERAQNGIYSEWSFRQSPAWLKSYFTKGINGKYKILPEIQAMVKFYNLNLIDSSYPLSLQNLDLILCRNVLIYFDSTQIKKIISKFFNCLNKNGILLVGATETAPEYFPQFKYISYPDVIVYAKNEVEFLDNSLESSNTEITNNNISINYNVKYDSNIKHNNIIEKKKDPNYYAQLLKFSTEEKIDLNALIICEKAINSDKLNPSYHYFKAKILNSENRIDESLIEYEKTLYLDSKYILAHFDLGNIYLSKNEIKKARRHFENALLLLEIEKKENIILGSSDISVEYLIEKICLIFKEYNFDE, from the coding sequence ATGGAGAAAAAACAACTACCACGAGAACTTCTCGTTGAAATGGGAAATTACATTTCACGTGAGTTAGGTATTTTTTTCCCAAATGAACGTCTTGTAGATCTTGAACGAAATTTAATTAATTTAGCAAAAGAAAGAAATTTTTTATCTATTGAAGATCTTATTAATGACTACCTAAAAAATCCGGTTTCAGAAGAAAAATTACAATTATTAATTACCCAAATTACAGTTGGTGAAACATATTTTTTTCGAGATCTTAGAAGCTTTGAAGTACTTGAAGAAATCATTCTAAAAATAATAGAAAATAAAAATTCTGAAAATAAAGAAATTAGTATTTGGTCTGCCGGATGTTGCACTGGTGAAGAGGTTTATTCAATAGCTATTTTGTTTAAAAGGCTCCAAGCTAATTTAGTTGATTGGAACATTATATTAATTGGAACGGATATTAATAAAAATTTTCTCGAACGTGCTCAAAATGGAATTTATTCAGAATGGTCTTTCAGACAATCACCTGCTTGGTTAAAAAGTTACTTTACAAAAGGTATTAATGGAAAATATAAAATACTTCCAGAAATTCAAGCTATGGTTAAATTTTATAATTTAAATCTTATAGACTCAAGTTATCCTTTATCATTGCAAAATTTAGATTTAATTTTATGCCGAAATGTCTTAATTTATTTTGATTCTACGCAAATTAAAAAAATTATTTCTAAATTTTTTAATTGCTTAAATAAAAATGGAATTCTTCTAGTAGGCGCCACAGAAACAGCCCCTGAATACTTTCCTCAATTTAAATACATTTCTTATCCTGATGTAATTGTTTATGCAAAAAATGAAGTTGAATTCTTGGATAACTCTTTAGAAAGTAGCAATACAGAAATAACCAACAATAATATTTCTATAAATTACAATGTAAAATATGATTCAAATATTAAGCATAATAATATAATAGAGAAGAAAAAAGATCCTAACTATTATGCACAATTGCTTAAGTTCAGTACAGAAGAAAAAATTGATTTAAATGCACTAATTATATGCGAAAAAGCAATTAACTCAGATAAATTAAATCCCAGCTATCACTATTTTAAAGCAAAAATATTAAATTCAGAAAATAGAATTGATGAATCTCTAATAGAATACGAGAAGACATTATACTTAGACAGCAAATATATATTAGCGCATTTTGATTTGGGAAATATATACTTAAGTAAAAATGAAATAAAAAAAGCACGCAGACATTTTGAAAATGCATTATTACTATTGGAGATAGAAAAAAAAGAAAATATTATATTAGGTTCATCAGACATAAGCGTTGAATATTTAATAGAAAAAATATGCCTAATTTTTAAGGAATATAATTTTGATGAATAA
- a CDS encoding chemotaxis protein CheW — translation MNKEKEQEILKKRAIELSISLDEEKNNFETIEIVEFRLSDERYAIESTSVREVYSLKEFTQLPSIPKYILGIMNIRGEIVTVVDLKVLFEIPKKELQNLQKVIVIEQNNLVLGILVDNIIGVYLQNINDIKLGIPTLTDIRSEFLLGVTKDQLVIIDAIKFINEIKLC, via the coding sequence ATGAATAAAGAAAAAGAACAAGAAATACTTAAAAAAAGAGCTATTGAACTTTCAATTTCATTGGATGAAGAAAAAAATAATTTTGAGACAATTGAAATTGTTGAATTTAGACTTTCAGATGAAAGATATGCTATTGAATCAACCTCAGTAAGAGAAGTTTATTCCTTAAAAGAATTTACTCAATTACCTTCCATTCCAAAATATATATTAGGAATAATGAATATCCGCGGAGAAATAGTAACCGTTGTTGATTTAAAAGTATTATTTGAAATTCCAAAAAAAGAATTACAAAATTTACAAAAAGTAATTGTAATAGAACAAAATAATTTAGTTCTAGGAATTCTTGTTGATAATATTATTGGAGTTTACTTGCAGAATATAAATGATATTAAACTTGGAATACCTACTTTAACAGATATTAGATCTGAATTTTTATTGGGAGTCACGAAAGATCAATTAGTTATTATTGATGCCATAAAATTTATTAATGAAATTAAATTATGTTAA
- a CDS encoding methyl-accepting chemotaxis protein has protein sequence MKWTIGYKITGLIFILISIFVILSIITYKSTLQLMDSYSSISHSNELINEIEKLRSTMYYAETGKRGYVITAFDHYLTPFNEAANKIDKHIENIRNYIQENKTQIQRLNALKPLLTEKMNEHIKAIELRNTTSYEASKEYLIMVNKRNVMDKINVILNEMSAEAKNKLSIEEKNNEAAVESTKLLFYIRLFISTLSLVIAFIYIKYTISNQLIKITELVGKISVGELPKSVESSNRQDEIGDLYRAFAQMNQYIRETSDMLEEISKGNINIKLKAMSDKDVLRLTFSRMVAYLHKVVKALDEVAKQNLRYKIDPESKEDILGHTLIAMVEKLNIIINRLKEGSQVLSKSATEIMSVTSQVAAAATETSGSVRETIVTIEEVKQTAQLSTQKAKNVSDTAKRASEVSLLGAKSVDDSISGMGEIKKQMETIAESIMKLSEQSLAIGDITSAVNDLAEQSNLLSVNASIEAAKAGELGRGFAVVAQEVKALAEQSKQATTQIRTILNDVQKATAKAVLTAEQGGKAVELGMKQVLQSGESIKTLSESISEAAQVSNQIAASSQQQLIGVDQVVIAIQNINQATNQNVTATKQVEVSAGELNRLGLLLKEIVDEFRV, from the coding sequence ATGAAATGGACCATTGGTTATAAGATTACTGGACTGATTTTTATTTTAATAAGTATTTTTGTAATTTTATCTATAATTACTTACAAAAGCACTTTGCAATTAATGGATTCATATTCTTCTATATCACATTCAAATGAATTGATTAATGAAATAGAAAAGCTTAGATCAACTATGTACTATGCAGAAACTGGCAAAAGAGGTTATGTTATAACAGCTTTTGATCACTACTTAACTCCATTTAATGAAGCTGCAAACAAAATAGATAAACATATAGAAAATATTAGAAATTATATTCAAGAAAATAAAACTCAAATTCAACGATTAAATGCTTTGAAACCATTGCTAACTGAAAAAATGAATGAACACATTAAAGCTATAGAGCTAAGAAATACCACTAGCTATGAAGCTTCTAAAGAATATTTAATTATGGTAAATAAAAGAAATGTAATGGATAAAATTAATGTAATTTTAAATGAAATGTCTGCAGAAGCTAAAAATAAATTATCAATAGAAGAAAAAAATAACGAAGCTGCAGTTGAATCAACAAAACTTTTATTCTACATACGACTTTTTATTAGTACTTTAAGTTTAGTAATTGCTTTTATTTACATAAAATATACGATATCAAATCAACTCATTAAAATAACAGAACTTGTCGGAAAAATTTCTGTTGGAGAATTGCCTAAATCAGTTGAATCCAGCAATAGACAAGATGAAATTGGAGATTTATACAGAGCATTTGCCCAAATGAATCAATATATCCGTGAAACTTCTGACATGTTAGAAGAAATATCTAAAGGAAATATAAATATTAAACTAAAAGCCATGTCAGATAAAGATGTTTTGCGTCTTACTTTTTCTAGAATGGTAGCTTATTTACATAAAGTTGTAAAAGCTTTAGATGAAGTCGCCAAACAGAATTTACGGTATAAAATAGACCCTGAATCAAAAGAAGATATTCTAGGACATACTTTAATTGCCATGGTAGAAAAATTAAATATCATTATCAATCGTTTGAAAGAAGGTTCGCAAGTACTATCAAAATCTGCCACAGAAATTATGTCTGTTACAAGCCAAGTAGCTGCTGCAGCAACTGAAACATCTGGATCAGTGCGAGAAACAATCGTTACTATCGAAGAAGTAAAACAAACAGCTCAACTTTCAACTCAAAAAGCAAAGAATGTTTCTGATACTGCAAAACGGGCATCTGAAGTTTCATTACTTGGAGCAAAATCAGTCGATGATTCTATTTCTGGCATGGGTGAAATAAAGAAACAAATGGAAACGATTGCCGAAAGCATTATGAAACTCAGTGAACAAAGTTTAGCCATTGGCGATATTACTTCAGCTGTAAATGACTTAGCCGAACAATCGAATTTATTATCCGTTAATGCTTCAATTGAAGCAGCTAAAGCTGGTGAGCTTGGAAGGGGATTTGCCGTAGTAGCGCAAGAAGTCAAAGCTTTAGCAGAGCAATCAAAACAAGCAACCACGCAAATTCGAACTATTTTAAATGATGTGCAAAAAGCAACAGCAAAAGCTGTTTTGACAGCTGAACAAGGTGGAAAAGCGGTTGAACTTGGGATGAAACAAGTTTTGCAATCAGGTGAATCAATTAAAACTTTATCCGAAAGTATATCTGAAGCAGCACAAGTTTCTAATCAAATTGCAGCCTCGAGTCAACAACAACTTATTGGTGTAGATCAAGTTGTTATAGCTATTCAAAACATAAATCAAGCAACCAATCAAAACGTAACAGCAACAAAACAAG